One Pseudomonas sp. AN-1 genomic region harbors:
- a CDS encoding ABC transporter ATP-binding protein, with protein sequence MSKTDFLTLDGVDKRFAVKDGELSVLENISLTIRQGEFISIVGGSGCGKSTLLRLLVGLEEASAGRLLLDGVPIGGTDPERGIVFQDHRLYPWLSVEDNVLLALANSPFSPAERLDTVHRHLELVGLQNFTRAYPAQLSGGMSQRVAIARGLVNRPKILLLDEPFGALDALTRAQLQEELARIWLAEGITTVLVTHDVDEAVLLGDRVVVMEPRPGRIKRIVEVDVAHPRRREDYRLAELRNDILQDFSQHQASPLLHPQHEQRAFRSYAMAW encoded by the coding sequence ATGAGCAAGACCGATTTCCTGACCCTCGACGGGGTCGACAAGCGCTTCGCGGTCAAGGACGGCGAACTCAGCGTGCTGGAGAACATCAGCCTGACCATCCGCCAGGGCGAGTTCATCAGCATCGTCGGCGGCAGCGGCTGCGGCAAATCCACCCTGCTGCGCCTGCTGGTAGGCCTCGAGGAAGCCAGCGCCGGGCGCCTTCTGCTCGACGGCGTGCCGATCGGCGGTACCGACCCCGAGCGCGGCATCGTGTTCCAGGACCACCGCCTGTACCCCTGGCTGAGCGTGGAGGACAATGTGCTGCTGGCGCTGGCCAACTCGCCGTTCTCCCCAGCCGAGCGCCTGGACACCGTGCATAGGCACCTCGAACTGGTCGGCCTGCAGAACTTCACCCGCGCCTATCCCGCGCAGCTGTCCGGCGGCATGAGCCAGCGCGTGGCGATCGCCCGCGGCCTGGTCAACCGGCCGAAGATCCTCCTGCTCGACGAGCCCTTCGGCGCCCTCGACGCCCTCACCCGCGCCCAGCTGCAGGAAGAGCTGGCGCGCATCTGGCTGGCCGAGGGCATCACCACCGTGCTGGTCACCCACGACGTCGACGAGGCGGTGCTGCTCGGCGACCGGGTGGTGGTGATGGAGCCGCGGCCGGGGCGGATCAAGCGCATCGTCGAGGTCGACGTGGCGCACCCGCGCCGCCGCGAGGACTACCGCCTGGCCGAGCTGCGCAACGACATCCTGCAGGACTTCAGCCAGCACCAGGCCTCGCCGCTGCTGCACCCGCAGCACGAGCAGCGCGCCTTCCGCAGCTACGCCATGGCCTGGTAG
- a CDS encoding OprD family porin, with the protein MNKSTLALAIVAGIVGLPSVQQASAAGFIEDSKASLGLRNFYFNQDIRDANAPSVKEWGQGFVLNYTSGYTRGTVGVGVDALGLLGVKLDSGGRFGKAGIERSPSQLFPLESNGKAVDEFSHLGLTGKLRVSKTEARLGTLLPKLPVVVYNDGRLLPQTYEGGQITSNEIDNLTLIGGQLEHTKLRASSDRESLSAAGPNKPDTNKFYYGGADYRIGKNLLLQYYYGNLEDYYQQHFLGLTHTLALPLGSLVSDLRYFDSSSDGKNASAAGRAEGWSVGGDLGRQAGDPHKGEIDSQLSSAQFTWKVGGHALGLGYQHNGGDSILGLLNQGAGVSGYTIAERQIGGFRAPGADVWIASYAYDFAALGVPGLTARAIYNKGVDYDVANSSSDVGEWERDLRVDYVVQGGALKGLGFAWLNASLRSDLASQRDVDENRLIVSYSLPLF; encoded by the coding sequence ATGAACAAGTCCACTCTGGCCCTCGCCATTGTGGCGGGCATCGTGGGTCTGCCGTCCGTGCAGCAGGCGTCCGCCGCAGGTTTCATCGAAGACAGCAAGGCCAGCCTCGGCCTGCGCAACTTCTACTTCAACCAGGATATCCGCGACGCCAATGCGCCGTCGGTCAAGGAGTGGGGCCAGGGCTTCGTTCTCAACTACACCTCCGGCTATACCCGGGGCACCGTGGGCGTCGGTGTGGACGCACTCGGCCTGCTCGGCGTCAAGCTCGACTCCGGCGGCCGCTTCGGCAAGGCCGGCATCGAGCGCAGCCCCAGCCAGCTGTTCCCGCTGGAAAGCAACGGCAAGGCCGTGGACGAATTCAGCCACCTCGGCCTGACCGGCAAGCTCAGGGTATCGAAGACCGAAGCGCGCCTCGGCACCCTGCTGCCCAAGCTGCCGGTGGTGGTCTACAACGACGGCCGCCTGCTGCCGCAGACCTACGAGGGCGGGCAGATCACCTCCAACGAGATCGACAACCTGACCCTGATCGGCGGCCAGCTGGAACACACCAAGCTGCGCGCCTCCAGCGACCGCGAGAGCCTGAGCGCCGCCGGCCCCAACAAGCCGGACACCAACAAGTTCTACTACGGCGGCGCCGACTACCGCATCGGCAAGAACCTGCTGCTGCAGTACTACTACGGCAACCTCGAGGACTACTACCAGCAGCACTTCCTCGGCCTGACCCATACCCTGGCCCTGCCGCTGGGCAGCCTGGTCAGCGACCTGCGCTATTTCGACAGCAGCTCCGACGGCAAGAATGCCAGCGCCGCCGGGCGTGCCGAGGGCTGGTCGGTCGGCGGCGACCTGGGCCGGCAGGCCGGCGACCCGCACAAGGGCGAGATCGACAGCCAGCTGTCGAGCGCCCAGTTCACCTGGAAGGTCGGCGGCCACGCCCTCGGCCTCGGCTACCAGCACAACGGCGGCGACAGCATCCTCGGCCTTCTCAACCAGGGCGCCGGGGTCAGCGGCTACACCATCGCCGAGCGGCAGATCGGCGGCTTCCGCGCCCCGGGCGCCGACGTGTGGATCGCCTCCTACGCCTACGACTTCGCCGCCCTCGGCGTACCGGGCCTGACCGCCAGGGCGATCTACAACAAGGGCGTCGACTACGACGTGGCCAACAGCTCCAGCGATGTCGGCGAGTGGGAGCGCGACCTGCGCGTCGACTACGTGGTGCAGGGTGGCGCACTCAAGGGCCTCGGCTTTGCCTGGCTGAACGCCTCTCTGCGCAGCGACCTGGCCAGCCAGCGCGACGTCGACGAGAACCGCCTGATCGTCAGCTACAGCCTGCCGCTGTTCTAA
- a CDS encoding SRPBCC domain-containing protein: MGLLQLHTQIDIHATPAQIWRVLTDFASYPEWNPFIRQIEGEVVAGERLRIRIQPPGQGAMRFTPRLVEVAPEQSLRWLGHWLVPGLLDGEHHFELLPQGPGTTRLVHSETFSGLLVGLLRRRLAHTRQGFEAMNHSLKTRAEVSVGTQPEAGQAAEGSAAAWVS, encoded by the coding sequence ATGGGGCTGTTGCAATTGCACACGCAGATCGACATCCACGCCACGCCGGCGCAGATCTGGCGAGTGCTCACCGACTTCGCATCCTATCCGGAGTGGAACCCCTTCATCCGCCAGATCGAGGGGGAGGTGGTCGCGGGGGAAAGACTGCGCATCCGCATCCAGCCTCCCGGGCAAGGCGCCATGCGCTTCACGCCCAGACTGGTGGAGGTCGCCCCCGAGCAGTCGCTGCGCTGGCTGGGGCACTGGCTGGTGCCGGGCCTGCTGGATGGCGAGCATCATTTCGAGCTGCTCCCGCAGGGCCCCGGAACCACGCGCCTGGTGCATTCCGAAACCTTCAGCGGTCTGCTCGTGGGCCTGCTGCGCCGCAGGCTGGCACACACGCGGCAAGGCTTCGAGGCCATGAACCACAGCCTCAAGACACGCGCGGAGGTGTCAGTTGGCACGCAGCCTGAGGCAGGGCAGGCGGCAGAGGGCTCTGCCGCCGCATGGGTGAGTTAG
- a CDS encoding HAD hydrolase-like protein: MKRPQTGPAPRYELAIFDFDGTLADSFPFFVSVIDTLADRYSFKRVDAEEVEMLRGRSPRELMSHLGIAPWKLPAVAQGFMALMQERIEGIPLFDEVDTTLSYLTERGIVVALVSSNAHENVTRVLGTSCRHFSHFECGASIFGKASRLRRVLRRVGIAPTAAIYIGDQPTDHEAARSAGIAFGAVAWGYGTPEVLGRLAPEEEFASVPDLRRIAVSTV; this comes from the coding sequence GTGAAAAGACCGCAAACAGGCCCGGCTCCACGGTACGAGCTCGCCATCTTCGACTTCGATGGCACGCTGGCCGACTCCTTCCCGTTCTTCGTGTCGGTCATCGACACGCTGGCCGACAGGTATTCGTTCAAGCGGGTTGATGCGGAGGAAGTCGAAATGCTCAGAGGGCGCAGCCCTCGCGAGCTGATGAGCCACCTCGGCATAGCCCCGTGGAAGCTGCCGGCAGTGGCGCAGGGTTTCATGGCGCTGATGCAGGAACGGATAGAAGGGATCCCGCTCTTCGACGAGGTGGACACGACACTTTCCTACCTGACCGAGCGCGGCATCGTTGTCGCGCTGGTGTCGTCCAATGCCCATGAAAACGTCACCCGCGTTCTCGGCACAAGCTGCCGGCATTTCAGCCATTTCGAATGCGGTGCGTCCATCTTCGGCAAGGCCTCGCGCCTGCGCCGGGTTCTGCGCCGAGTCGGAATAGCCCCCACGGCAGCCATCTACATCGGCGACCAGCCGACCGACCACGAAGCTGCCAGATCCGCAGGCATCGCATTTGGCGCAGTCGCCTGGGGTTATGGCACCCCGGAAGTCCTGGGCAGGCTGGCGCCTGAAGAAGAGTTCGCCAGCGTGCCTGATCTCAGAAGAATCGCCGTCAGTACGGTTTGA
- a CDS encoding MerR family transcriptional regulator: MLLRVGELAKRTGLTVRTLHHYDDIGLLRPSARTEAGYRLYNREDIARLHRIQALRGLGMTLADIGAALDRPDLALAPLIDQQIMAIDRLLAQQIQLRYRLSQLKARLMEGEEPELDDWLKTLELMSMYEQYFTQDELANLPFYRADDTLRAEWAELAREANLLHAAGESPASEAAQEFARRWMRTLERDTDANPDWLARLDAMHASEPLFQEQLGVAPSVVAFLLEAFAESKLAVFARYLSAKEFAFMRQHYVREMKGWPQLLIDLRSAIDAGAEPDGERGQRLAGRWLAMLQGYAGSDPDTHGKIRQAMQQEPSLAEGSWLDARSLAFLEKAVASVMGCAQPHAS; encoded by the coding sequence ATGTTGCTGCGAGTAGGTGAACTGGCCAAGCGCACGGGGTTGACCGTCCGTACCCTCCATCACTATGACGACATCGGACTGCTCCGTCCTTCGGCCCGCACCGAAGCCGGCTACCGCCTCTACAACCGCGAGGACATCGCCCGCCTGCACCGGATCCAGGCGTTGCGCGGGCTCGGCATGACGCTGGCAGACATCGGCGCGGCTCTCGACCGTCCGGACCTCGCGCTCGCCCCCCTCATCGACCAGCAGATCATGGCCATCGACCGGCTGCTCGCGCAGCAGATCCAGCTGCGCTACCGGCTGAGCCAGCTCAAGGCCCGGCTCATGGAGGGGGAGGAGCCGGAGCTGGACGACTGGCTGAAAACACTGGAGCTGATGTCCATGTACGAGCAGTACTTCACCCAAGACGAACTCGCCAACCTGCCGTTCTACCGGGCAGACGACACCTTGCGGGCGGAATGGGCCGAACTGGCCCGCGAGGCCAACCTCCTCCACGCGGCGGGAGAGTCGCCGGCCAGCGAAGCCGCGCAGGAATTCGCCCGCCGCTGGATGCGGACCCTCGAGCGCGACACCGATGCCAACCCCGACTGGCTGGCCAGACTGGACGCCATGCACGCCAGCGAGCCGCTATTCCAGGAGCAGTTGGGCGTCGCCCCGAGCGTGGTGGCATTCCTGCTGGAGGCCTTTGCCGAGAGCAAGCTGGCGGTGTTCGCCCGCTATCTCTCGGCGAAGGAGTTCGCCTTCATGCGGCAGCACTATGTCCGGGAGATGAAGGGTTGGCCGCAATTGCTGATCGACCTGCGCAGCGCCATCGACGCCGGCGCCGAGCCGGATGGCGAGCGCGGGCAGCGCCTGGCCGGACGCTGGCTGGCCATGCTGCAGGGCTACGCCGGCAGCGATCCGGACACCCACGGGAAGATCCGCCAGGCCATGCAGCAGGAGCCCAGCCTCGCCGAGGGAAGCTGGCTCGACGCCCGCAGCCTGGCCTTCCTGGAAAAAGCCGTGGCTTCCGTGATGGGCTGCGCCCAGCCGCACGCCAGTTGA
- a CDS encoding lipocalin family protein → MKNISFFLLSSLCSLTALAGDSAPAGNRQPLHTIPVLDVPRYMGTWYEIAKYPNWFQKKCAGWTRAEYSLQRDGTVQVINRCRLENGEIQSALGTARQAGPATSPKLEVRFAPAWLSFLPFVWGDYWIIDLDEHYQLVAVSEPEKEYLWILARTPVIAADDYRNLLTRLSHQGFDIRRLEVTRQD, encoded by the coding sequence TTGAAAAATATTTCATTTTTCCTGCTTTCCAGCCTGTGCTCCCTGACCGCCTTGGCCGGCGATTCCGCACCGGCAGGCAACCGGCAGCCCTTGCACACGATTCCCGTACTCGATGTGCCTCGCTACATGGGCACTTGGTATGAAATTGCGAAGTATCCCAACTGGTTCCAGAAAAAATGCGCGGGCTGGACCAGGGCGGAATACAGCCTCCAACGAGATGGCACGGTGCAGGTCATCAACCGTTGCCGGCTGGAAAACGGGGAGATCCAGTCAGCGCTCGGCACGGCAAGGCAGGCAGGTCCGGCCACGTCACCCAAACTGGAGGTTCGCTTCGCACCAGCGTGGCTCTCGTTCCTGCCATTCGTCTGGGGCGACTACTGGATCATCGACCTCGATGAGCACTACCAGCTGGTTGCCGTGAGCGAGCCGGAAAAGGAATATCTGTGGATACTGGCCAGGACACCCGTTATCGCCGCCGATGACTACCGGAACCTGCTGACCCGGCTGTCGCATCAGGGCTTCGACATCCGCAGGCTTGAAGTCACCCGGCAGGACTGA
- a CDS encoding peroxiredoxin: MSIRLGDIAPDFEQDSSTGRIRFHEWLGDSWGILFSHPADFTPVCTTELGFTAKLKDEFAQRGVKAIALSVDPVDSHLKWIEDIEETQDTQVNFPILADADRKVSDLYDLIHPNANDTLTVRSLFIIDPAKKVRLIITYPASTGRNFHEILRVIDSLQLTDSHKVATPANWQDGDEVVIVPSLKDEAEIQQRFPKGYRAVKPYLRLTPQPNR, translated from the coding sequence ATGAGCATCCGTCTCGGCGACATCGCCCCCGATTTCGAACAGGACTCCAGCACCGGCCGCATCCGTTTCCACGAGTGGCTGGGCGACAGCTGGGGCATCCTGTTCTCCCACCCGGCCGACTTCACCCCGGTGTGCACCACCGAACTGGGCTTCACCGCCAAGCTCAAGGACGAGTTCGCCCAGCGTGGCGTCAAGGCCATCGCCCTGTCGGTCGACCCGGTGGACTCGCACCTGAAGTGGATCGAAGACATCGAGGAGACCCAGGACACCCAGGTCAACTTCCCGATCCTCGCCGACGCCGACCGCAAGGTCTCCGACCTCTACGACCTGATCCACCCGAACGCCAACGACACCCTGACCGTGCGCTCGCTGTTCATCATCGACCCGGCCAAGAAGGTACGCCTGATCATCACCTACCCGGCCAGTACCGGGCGCAACTTCCACGAGATCCTGCGGGTGATCGACTCGCTGCAGCTGACCGACAGCCACAAGGTCGCCACCCCGGCCAACTGGCAGGACGGCGACGAGGTGGTGATCGTGCCCTCGCTCAAGGACGAAGCGGAAATCCAGCAGCGCTTCCCGAAAGGCTACCGCGCGGTGAAGCCCTACCTGCGCCTGACCCCGCAGCCGAACCGCTGA
- the ssuE gene encoding NADPH-dependent FMN reductase has translation MLVVSLSGSPSQQSRSAGLLEWSRRWLSARGVEVVSFGVRDFAAEDLLYGRFDSPQVIELAERVRVADGLLVATPVYKAAYSGALKTLLDLLPERALAHQVVLPLATAGSPAHLLALDYALKPVLAALKAEEVLQGVFADDRQTRYEEGRVVLSGELEQRLEAALEQFYQALVRRPRHLQPGQLEQQLLGARWGV, from the coding sequence ATGCTGGTCGTATCCCTTTCCGGCAGTCCCTCGCAGCAGTCGCGCTCCGCCGGCCTGCTGGAGTGGTCGCGCCGCTGGCTGAGCGCGCGCGGCGTGGAAGTGGTCAGCTTCGGCGTGCGCGACTTCGCCGCCGAGGACCTGCTCTACGGGCGCTTCGACAGCCCGCAGGTCATCGAACTGGCCGAGCGCGTGCGCGTCGCCGACGGCCTGCTGGTCGCCACGCCGGTGTACAAGGCCGCCTATTCCGGCGCGCTGAAGACTCTGCTCGACCTGCTGCCCGAGCGCGCCCTGGCCCACCAGGTGGTGCTGCCGTTGGCCACCGCCGGCAGCCCGGCGCACCTGCTGGCGCTGGACTACGCGCTCAAGCCCGTGCTGGCCGCACTGAAGGCCGAAGAAGTGCTGCAGGGCGTGTTCGCCGACGATCGCCAGACTCGCTACGAAGAGGGCCGCGTGGTCCTCAGCGGGGAACTGGAACAGCGTCTGGAGGCGGCACTGGAGCAGTTCTATCAGGCACTGGTACGCCGCCCGCGCCATCTGCAGCCGGGGCAGCTCGAACAGCAGCTGCTCGGCGCCCGCTGGGGCGTCTGA